In Williamwhitmania sp., the sequence ACTCGCACCAAATCAAACCGCTCGAGAGCTCAAAGAACTTTGGAAGAGGGTTGCTGCTGGAGAAAGTGAGAAAGGTGTTTTTCTATTTAAGAATGCTGAAGAAAAGGAGGTTTACCTCATGCTAAGCTTCAGCCCAGCATTCGATGAGGTTGGTAGCTTTGTTAAGGTGCTCGTATTAGGCCAGGATGTTACCGAAACAAAGTTGCTGGAGCAGCAAGCCATGCATCAGGCAGAAGAAATTGAAAAAAACATCGAGCAAATAAAGGTTGAGCAGGAAATTGCAAAGGCGCGTCAAAAGGAGATTGACGCTATGCTCCACGCGCTCAACCAAAATGTGATTGTATCGGAGATGACCAGCGATGGAAAGATCACCTTCATAAATCAAAAGAATGTAGATATACTCGGAGATGCACCTGAAAAAATTATTGGCAGAGTACACCGGGAGCTAGACGGAACGGCAAAGTCCAATCCGAAAGCCTACAATGCCTTCTGGGATGCCCTTATGAATGGAATTCCGCAGGAGAGAGTATTCTCACTGAAGGTTGGCGCCGAGACCAAATGGGTTAGAGAGCACTACAACCCGATTCCTGACGAAAAAGGAGAAATCTATAAGATTATAACGCTGGGCTTCGACATAACTGCAGAAAAGTTGTTTGAACTAGAAGCAGAGAAACTCAAAGGTGAGTTGAAAAATAAAAAACGCTAAGAATCATAAATATAGCACCATGTACGAAATTGGGATTGTTGACACCCGAAACGTAATTAGAACAGTAAAAGAGACCTATGGCTACGATTTTACTGACTTTGCAATAACTGCATTTCGTAGGCGGCTCGACAATGTTATAAACAACCAAAAACTTCGTGATGCCGATAGTCTAATTGCACGGCTGCAAAACGACAAACCGTTTTTCGATGAGTTCCTTAGCGATGTTTCTGTGGAGACCACTGAAATGTTCCGTGATCCATCAGTTTGGCGACACCTACGCGATTCGATTATTCCAGAATTAGTAAAAGGCCCAACGAAACCTAAAATATGGGTAGCGGGCTGGGATTCTGGTGAAGAACTCTACTCTCTCGCCATAATTTTGAAGGAGCTAAACTTTCTCAACCAAGTTCAAATATTTGCAAGTTACTTTAGTGAAGCAAAATTTCTCAAAACAAAATCGGGCGAGATTGAGCCAAAACAAGCCGAGGTAAACGAGGCAAACTACGAAAGATTGATTGGTAATACTTCGCTTGCCAGCTACTTTGTTCAGAAAAATGGCAATTTAGTTCTTGATCCCTCCCTAATTCAAGGAGTTTCTTTTATCAAACAAAATACTATATTTGATAACTCACCTTCGGGCATTCGTTTGATTTTATTTCGTAACCAGATGATATACTACAATCAAGGGTTATGTGATAAAATTGCGCGAACAATGGCTAATAGCCTAGTTCCAGGTGGCTACTTCCTTTTGGGAATTAAGGAGACTCTTGAACTCTCGGGCGCTGGAGCATCTGCATTCACGTTAGTTGATGATCAGGAAATGGTGTATAAAAAGAAGAATAGCTAATGTATAAAGCCGTTATTATAGGAGGTTCGGCCGGTAGTTTTCAAGTAATTACCAAGATACTCCATTCCCTACCGCCAAACTTTCCCCTACCAGTGTTGCTATGTCTTCATCGGCTCAAGCACGTTAGAAGTGGCTTTGTGGAAGCGCTCAGTATAAAATCGGGCATACAGGTAATTGAGCCTTTCGACAAAGAATCAATTAAACCGGGGAAAGCTTATCTTGCCCCAGCAAACTATCACATGTATGTAGACTTAGGTAACCGAATAGCCCTTTCAACTGAAGAACCAGTGAACCATTCAAGGCCATCCATCGACCTCTCATTTGTTACTGCTGCACAGGCGTACCGGGAAAAGTTGATTGGAATTATCCTTTCTGGAGCCAACAAGGATGGAGCATATGGACTTAAAAAAATAAAGGATAACGGAGGCCTTTGCATTGTTCAGGATCCGGAAGAGTGCCAGGTAAGAACCATGACTGAGGCTAGCCTAAAGCTAACACCGGTTGATCATGTGATGAAAACCAATGACATTATTAACTTTCTTAAGAAAATTAAGTAAAAGAGATACTATGAAGCCGGCTCATCGCAAAAGCAGATCATACGCAACCGCAATTTTCATTGCTGGTGTCTTAAGTGCATTGCTGGCCATTTCGGCAGCCGCCCAAGGATTTAGTGGCAACAGATCTTGGCTTATTTTTATCTTTCTCATAGCCAACCTTTGCTTTTTCATTGCCCTTTTTGCAGCTTTCACGCTCCAATCCCAAAGCGCGAGCAAACAAGCCGATATACTCTCCAACTTGCAGAAACGGATGGACCAATACCTGTCACAAGTCGGACAAAAGAAAGAACAAGTGGTGGAGGCGAAAGAGCAGCTATCGGCTCAGATGTTTGCACAGAAAATCCTGCCACCTCAGGAACAGCAATTTGAATCGCTTGAAAAAGTTACAGAGCATATCCTTACTGGTATTGCTCGGGAGTTTAATGTTGTTCAAGGCCTATTTTTCGTAAAGAAAAGTAAGACAGATCTTTTTGAACTGCAAGGGCGTTACGCATATTTTTCCGAAGAAAACCCACATGACTTTATGGAGGGAGAAGGTCTTTCGGGGCAGGTAGCCAAGACCCAAGCGGTGCTGAACGTTTCTGAAATTCCAGAAGGCTACATCACCGTTCTTTCCGGGTTGGGAAAAGGCTATCCAAAACAGCTGCTGATAATTCCAACGATATGGAACAATCAATGCAATGGAGTGCTTGAACTCGCCTCTTTTGAGGTGTTTAGTGAAGAAACCGTGAAACTTTTTACCGAGATGTCACCTGTTCTTGGTGAAAGTCTTCATAATTTTTTGAAAAAAAAGTAAACTAAGAAAAGAGCTACACTATGTGGCAAGTATCCGATACAGTTAAAAAAAGAGTGGTTGTTGCTGCTACAACAGGTTTACTATTTCCTGTTGCTGCTTGGATAATCGATTTTTCCAGAACCGGAAATCCGGCAAACTTCAGTGGTCTTGGTCGCATTCACGAAAACAATCCTGCTCTTTGGTTTCTAGATGCCATTCCATTTATTGTTGCAATTGCCACCTATATTATTCTTAAGCGCCACTACCTCAAAATCAGCGAGATAGAATATGAGCTTAGCGAAAAGGATGAGAACATAAATAAAAATGCTCTTTTTGCCAAGCAGATTGGTGAGGGCGATTACAATGCAGTACTTGACATTACTAACGAAAACGACATTTTGGGGAAGTCGCTCATAGTAATGCGCGACAATCTCATAGAGAATAACAAGAAAGAATCAGAGTTAAGCTGGATATCTGACGGTAAGGATCAAATTTCAAACATACTTCGCCTACACAACAATATTAATGAGCTCTCCTACGACGTCCTCGTAAGACTTATTAAGTATATCAACGTAATCCAAGGAGCACTTTACATTTACGATGAAGAGCGCAAGGTATTGGTGAACCTTGCCACCTATGCCTATAATCGCAAAAAATACCTCCAGCAGGAGTTTAAGGTTGGTGAAGGACTTATTGGGCAGTGTGCCTACGAACGCGACATCATATACCGTAATGAGATCCCTGACTACTATACCACAATCACCAGCGGTATACTTGGAGAACAAAAACCACAAAGCCTTCTGCTAGTGCCCCTCATTACCGATGAAAAACTACAAGGGGTGCTGGAATTCGCTTCCATTGAGCCGGAAATTTCCGAACTCACAATTCGCTTTTTACGAGAGCTTGGAGAAATTATTGCGCGAACTATCTTCAACTTGAGCATCAACCACAAGACTGAAAAGTTGCTTCAAGAGGCCCAGCAGATGACAGAGGAGCTGCGTGAAAACGAAGAGGAACTTCGGCAAAACGCAGAGGAGATGAGGGCTACACACGACGAGTTGGAAAAGTCAAATTTCAAGTTGGAAGCCAAGATTCAGGAGGTCGAGAATGCGCAAAAACGGCTACACAGCTTGCTTGAAAATGCTTCTGAAATCATCTCCATTTACAGTCAGGACCTAAAATTGACATACATCAGTCCATCGGTAACGAAAATCCTTGGCTATAGCCCAACAGAGATGATGAGCGGGAAGGATATGGACCGACTTACTCGAAGGGGCGAACAAACCATTGGCGAGTTCTTCAAGAAATTACTGGAAAACTCAAAGGAATCGCTTACCATCCAGTACACTTTTATGAAAAAGGATGGGGAGAAAATCTTCCTTGAGGCTACTGGAAGGAACCTGCTTACCGACTCTGCAATTCATGGAATTATTGTTAATTCACAAGATATTACCGAGCGGAAAAGGGCAGAAAAAGAGGAGCGCATGCGCAGCAAGATGCAGGCGCTATCGGAGAACTCAATCGACATGATTATCCGCATCAACACCATGGGTCAGTTTTTCTATGCCAACCCAATGGTGGAGAACTACCTAGGTATTGCAGCGAAGGATCTCATTAACCAGACACTTTCCTCAGTAAACTTTGCGGAGCCACTGGCTGAGTTTTTCAAAGATTCTATTAAGAGCATAAAGCTAAGCAAGGAGAAGATTGAAGGGGAAGTCACCTATGGGTCCAAGCTTGGGGAAACTATAATGCATATAGTAGCCATACCAGAATTCAACGAGAATGAACTGGAAACAATTCTATTTGTAAGTCACGATATTACAGAGGCCAAGCGTATTGAGTTAGAAGTTCAGGACAAGAACAGAAAGTTAACGGAGAGCATAAACTACGCACAGCGTATACAGAGTTCTATTTTGCCAGACAACCGACTCATTCGCAAAAGTCTTCCAAACTCCTTCGTTTTTTACAAACCGCGCGACGTGGTTAGCGGCGACTTCCCCTGGTTCTTTCTCAAGGAAGACAACATTTACATTGCAGCTGTTGACTGTACCGGCCACGGCGTTCCTGGGGCATTGCTTTCGTTCATCGGGTACTTTACCCTGAACAACGTAGTTGACCACGACAAAGACTATACTGCGGGAGAGATCCTAAACAAGCTCCACTTTGGAGTTCGCAGCACGCTAAAGCAGGATCGAGCTGACGCAGATGCGAGAGATGGAATGGATATTGCACTGTGTAAAATCAATCTTAAGAAAAAGGAGCTGCAGTATTCTGGGGCACACCGACCTCTTTATTTGCTTCGCAACGGCGAACTTGAGGAGTTCAAAGGCGACCGCAAGGCCATTGGTGGTATTCCTCACCGGAATAAACCTGAAACACCCTTTACAAACTACACAATTAAAATCCAAAAGGGTGACAGAGTATTCTTCTTCTCCGATGGTCTTCCTGACCAAATTGGTGGACTTGAGAAGAAAAAATACTCGGCAGTACGCATTCGAGAAGCATTGGTGGCAAATCCGACATTGCCCATGCCGGAGTACAGCACCTTGTTTGCCCAAGACTTTGAAGAGTATAAAGGAGACCTCAAGCAAATTGACGATATTCTGCTTATAGGTATTGAGTTTTAAATTGCATATTATACCAAATTAACTAACTTTACGCGCTATGGATAAGAAGAATGTAAAGGGATTTCTTGAGTTTGTATACGACTTTTACAAGTCGATGAAAGCTCATGAAATTACCTTGGTATACGAGGGGGAAATTACCCACCAAATTACCAAGGCATTCACCTCTCTTACCGAATCCAACATGGCCAAGGAGGAAGAGTCTAACTCCGTTCAGAAAAAGGTATTCCACGTAATGGTTGAGTGCCTTCAGAACATTAGCAAGCATGCTGACAGCTTTGGCTCGGAGGACTTCCTTTTTGCCGGAAGAGGAATTTTTATGGTAAGCAAGGGTGACAATGAATACAATGTTACCACAGGAAACGTGATCGAGGACACCAAAATCGATGAACTCTCCCGCATTCTTGATCAGATCAACTCTCTTGATAAAGAGGGGCTAAAGATGCTCTACAAGAATCAGATGAAGGAGGGGCGACTGAGTGAAAAGGGTGGCGCAGGGCTTGGCTTTATTGACATTGCCCGCAAAACAGGCCGCAAGCTGGAATACCACTTTCTCCCTATTGACAACGATTCGCACTTCTTTATTCTTACTTCAACCATCGATAGAAACGCCTAACAAAACCTAATTTTTTGCTATGGAAACCATCAAGATTTTGGGAACAGATGATACCCCTCATGTAATTCTTGATCCAGATAACGAGATTTTTGAGATTTCGGGGCGCTCTTTGCCCGAGGACGTAACGGCTTTTTACGAACCCGTCCTTACCTGGCTCGACGAATATGCACAGAATCCCAACTCAAAAACAGCTTTCACCTTTCGACTCGTATACTTCAACACCGCTTCCTCTAAACTTCTCCTCGATATCCTCATGAAGCTAGAGCAGATGCACGAGGACGGCAAGAACGTCATAGTCAAGTGGTTTTACCCAGAAGATGATGAGGATATGCAAGAAGCTGGAGAAGAATACGCAGACATTGTTGACGTTCCTTTCGAACAGATCGGTTATACTCTCAATTAGTGCTGTTACCTGCTATCTTTTATTGATACAATGCTATAAAGGATGAGTGAAGAGATACTAAAAGCGTTAATGCAACTCTTTGCAATAATTGCAAAGCAGGACGAAGGCGTGGAGCTCAGCGAAAGAGCCTACGTGGTAAATTTCTTGACTCAACAACTCAACGACGAGGCAGTACCGGAATATATTCAACTGTTCGACGAGCATGCTGGCCTTCTTGAAAAAGAGGAACCAGACGAAGAGAAGGGGAAGGTTAAGCTCACCTCCGTTAAGGACTCCGTACGCATTCTGGGGATTTGTAAGAAGATTAACAAGACGCTGACCCAGAAACAGAAGATAGTAGTATTGGTTCGCCTGTTCGAACTCATAAATGCCGACAGAAAGTTCTCCGAGCAGCGCATGGCCATTCTAAACACTGTGGCCGAGGTGTTCAAGCTCACCAAGGAGGAGTTCACCGACATTGAAAATTTTGTGATTGGGAATACGCTTCAGGATCTTGATAATCCTAGCGTACTTACTATTCACGACCAAGGAAATACACAACAGCAGGCTAAGCATATCCCCACCGAATCGTTGGATGGGTTTTTAGCCATTCTGCAAATTAAAAGCGTCGATCTCTACTTCCTACGATATACAGGTGGAGCCGACATTTTTCTGAATGGCCTTCCTATCAACAATAAACGAATTTATCTGTACGCAAGCGGAAGTTCCATTCGGCTTCCGAAAGGTAAGCCAATATACTATACCGATGTTGTTGCTCACTACCTCGCCGATTCATCACTCACTAGAATATCCTACCGCGTAAACAATGTTGGTTTTGCTTTCAAAACAGGCGATGTGGGGCTTCGCAACATCACCTTTGCCGAAGAGCATGGCAAGTTAATTGGCATAATGGGTGCATCGGGTGCTGGAAAAACTACACTGCTCAACGTTCTTTCCGGTAATGAGGCACCTACAAGTGGACAGGTTTTTATCAATGGCATCGACCTACACACCGCTCAGGACCAGCTGGAAGGCGTCATTGGGGTTATTCCGCAGGACGACTTGCTCATTGAGGAACTTACCGTTTTTGAAAACCTCTACTACAACGCTAAGCTGTGCTTTAGGGACAAAAGCGAAAGCGAAATTACCGAACTGGTTGAAAAAACGCTAACAAGCCTTGGTCTCCTTGAACGCAAGAACCTCAAGGTGGGATCTCCTTTCAACAAAATGATCTCTGGTGGTCAGCGCAAGCGTCTTAATATCGCACTCGAACTTATTCGAGAACCATCCATTCTGTTTGTCGATGAACCAACATCGGGTCTCTCCTCCCGCGACTCCGAAAATGTGATGGATCTACTGCGGGAATTGACACTCAAAGGCAAGCTCATTTTTGTGGTTATTCACCAGCCATCGTCCGACATCTACAAGATGTTCGACAATATGATGATTCTGGATACCGGCGGCTACATGATATACTATGGCAACCCGGTTGAAGCCGTAATGTATTTCAAGCGGATTGATGCCCAAATCAATAGCGATCAAGGTGAATGTCCTACCTGCGGTAACGTAAACCCTGAACTCATTTTCAACATTGTTGAGGCCAAGGTGGTAGATGAATTTGGCCGATACACACCGACGCGAAAGATCTCTCCTCAGAAATGGGAAGATCACTATAAAGAAAATCTAAAAATGAAGGTGGTAGAGGATATCCAAGTGCCGCCACCCGTATCGCTAAACATTCCTTCTCGGCTAAAACAATACATTATTTATACTCTTCGAGATTTTCACTCGAAGATTAGTAATACACAGTATATTGTTCTCAACCTACTTGAAACTCCGATACTTGCTTTTATCCTCTCCTATGTAATCCGATATATTGCCAACCCAAATTCCAACGTCTACATCTTCAGGGAAAATGAAAATATTCCCATCTACATTTTCATGGCAATTATTGTTGCCCTATTCATTGGCCTTACCGTCAGCGCAGAGGAAATTTTCAGGGATCGAAAAATTCTAAAACGAGAAGCATTTTTAAATCTCAGCCGTTCCAGCTATCTATTTTCAAAAATCACTATACTCATAGTCATTTCGGCTATTCAAAGTTTATCCTTTGTGCTAATTGCCAATAATATTCTTGGCATCAGGGACATGGGGTTTGTATACTGGTTTGCCCTGTTCACCACTTCAGTGTTTGCCAATCTACTCGGACTCAACATTTCTGCCTCCTTTAACTCTGCCGTTACCATTTACATTGTCATTCCGTTGATCATGATCCCCATGATGGTGCTCAGCGGAGCTATGTTCAGCTTTGACAAGCTAAATAGAAGCGTTGGAAGCGTAGACAAGGTTCCCTTAATTGCCGATATGATGGCCACCAAGTGGGTGTATGAAGCGCTTGTTGTGCATCAATTTAAGGATAATGACTTTGAAAAATATTTTTATGAAATAGAAAAAAAAGAGAGTCAAGCCAATTACAAAATAGTATACTATATTCCTGAGTTGCAAAAAAGGGCAGAAGCATCCTTATTGCTGTTAGACCAAACACCCACCGATGTCAGCAAAGCACAAATGGCAGACTATCTTGCAGTTCTAAAAAAAGCGGTTGCAAAAGAAGTGTTACAAGTGCCCGACATTCCCTTTAACCAGGTTGAACAGCTCACCCCTTCCTCCTACACCATTGAGGTGGCTGCTATGCTTTCGGAATACCTTGAAAAGTTGGATAAACATTATAGCGATGCTTTTCAGCACATTGATAATATCAAGGAAGCCAAGATAAATTACCTCATACAAACCAACAAGGCCCTTTACAACGCTAAAAAACAGGCCTTCCACAACGAAAGCATCTCCGACTTAGCCACTAAAGTACTGGAGAAAAATAAGATATTGGAATATAATGACGAGTTGGTACAGCAGTATGATCCCATTTTTAGAGATCCGGAACCTAGCTCGTTTTTTTCGTTCCGCTCCCACTTTTTAGCACCAAGAAAATACTTTTTAGGACATTTCTGGGACACCTACTGGTTCAACATGTGCGTTGTTTGGTCGATGACCATTGTGCTCTACTTTACACTCTATTATGAGCTGCTAAAGAAAGCGTTGACCATACTCTCTGAGATTAACCTTAAAAAGTTTCGTTTTTCTAAAAAATAAATTTTTATCTTTATACAGGCTTAAAAAGATATAAAGCTTAAACCCAAAGTAGAACATGTTGAAAAAGCTTCTATATTTTGTTTCCATTACGGTAATGATGTCGGGCTGTTCGTCATGCGTGCATCAGGGTAATGTTGATTTACAGCAATCGCTTGATGTGCCTGATACCGTTATAGAAGACCAAACGCAATTTGATCCAAACGTGGTTCAGGACATGGTTCAGAACATTGCATCTCCGGTTGAAATTTCAGCACTGTTCAAGAGCTTAAAGGCACCCTTTTCAAAGGATTATTTAGCTCCCACAAAAAACGTTGATGCCTTTAATACCAGCTTTAGAAAATCTATCGGCCTTGGTATTTATGGTGCCGATTTAGGTTACATCAACATGTATGGCAAAACCCTAATGGTGGTAGATTATATAAGTGCCATTAAAACACTTGCTGATGGCATTAAGGTAGGACAGTTTTTCGATTTTTCCACACTAAAAAGGCTTTCCTCCAATGACGGAAATATCGATTCGTTAATCTTCATCTCCACATCCAACTTCAACAAGATTGATGCCTACTTAAAGGAGACAAATAGGAGCAGTTTAAGTTCTGTTATAATAGCAGGAGTATGGATTGAGGGATTATACCTCTCGTGCCAAGTAGCATCTTCCATTTCCAGTCCAGAGTTGAACGAATATATCGGGGAACAAAAAATTGCCTTCCAAACCCTATATCTAGTTCTCTCCCACTACAAAAAGGATCCCAACATTGGCGGGCTGGTTGACGATCTAAGTGAATTGAAATCGATATACGATGAAATCACTATTACCTACGAAGTTGGAGAGCCTAAGACCATAGAAAAGAACGGAGTAATTACTTTTGTTCAGAACGACAAGAGTAATGTCAATATAAGCGATGATCAACTTAAACGATTAAAAGCAGCCGTTGAAAAGATAAGAAACAAGCTAATTGGTGCTTAGTATGAAAAATAAGTTCTTAATTATTTCTTTGCTAACGCTTGTTATTGGTTTAGTGTCAGGCGGTATGTTAAAAGCTCAAACCGAAGATGAGTTGGTAGAGATTTGCGGGATGATAGCTAAGGATGCAACCTACCTTAAAGATTTTAAAATTAAGTTGGATGCCGGTGATCCTCCACCTCAATATAAGCAATCAATTATTCTGACTAAAAACACGAAGTATCGCCTAACGGTATGTAACTCCAAAGATTATCCTGGAAAGGTTGTACTCCAGCTATATGATAATGCAAGATTACTGGGAACCACCTATGTTGTTGCAACAGGTAAAGACTTTCCATTTTTTGACGTTACGATTCAAAAAACAGGTGTTTACCACCTCATATATTCATTTAAAGATGGACAGCCGGGATTAGCGGTAGGAACGCTTTCCTTTGTTGAAAAAATATAGCAACGCTTAAAGCGTTGAAGCAAAAAGAGGCACGAAGCCTCTTTTTCTATTTTAACCAAAAGGCTTGCAAGAATGCTAATGCAATCGATGTGACAAAAAGAATTGACTGAAAGCGAGTTGGATTTCTATCGATGGTAAAATAAAAAGTCAACAAAAAGCAAGCGGGAATAGCAGCAATAAACCCAACCTCATAGGTTATTCCAGGGACAATTAAATACCCCACTACAGCAGTGACAAATACCCAAAAAAACAAGATGAAAATCTTTCGGGATCTTATCTTAAAGGAATCGTATCGCTGAATAAGTTTTACACTGCTTACCAAAATCACAAACCCAACAAAAGAAATATAAACGAGCTGCATCTTGGTTAATGTTTCATTATCAGGTCCTTCCGTCCTGAAAGCGGTAGCAATTGCATCAAAAAGAACACTAGGGTGATCGTTGAAGAACAGCTGGTAAAACTGATAAAAGGCTAAAGGCGTAACAAATCCAATAAAAGCTACGGTCCACTCTCGCCAGTTAAACGGCCTAAAAATGGCTAATCCAGCAACTACAGGAAAGAAAAATATTATTCCTGGAAGCCAAAAGAAACTGCCTAGTCCAATCAAGAATGCTGCCTCAAAATAGCTAGACAGACACTGCTTCGATCGATAGGTATTGAATATTTTGCTTAAAGAAAACAGCAAGAAAAAAGAGAATATTGCTACGGGCGAAATAACTTGAACAGAAGCAGGAAACCCAGCAAGTAAGCCAAAGAAGAGCACCGGCATAAAAGTTCGCTCCTGAATAAAAATATACTTCGAGTTAAGATTTAGAATAATCAACGAAACAAGGATGAACAATGCTAAACCACCAAACCATAGAATAAGGTATTGTGGATGAGGTCCAAAAAGATTATGAGTAAAAATAATTGAATGCTGGTAGAACAATCCACCTACCTGGTTCTGGTTGAGCGGCACAAGGCCTGAAATCCAGAATAGCACACATACAAGAAGAATGGCGGAAAATGCGAGCGGCAAACTTCTTCTAAAAAACTGAACCAAAGTCTTCATAATCAATGCTAATTACCTAGAAATTCATAACCAATATCCTTTCGATAATACATATTCTCAAAGGAAATCTGTCCTAGATTTTTGTAAGCATTTGTAACTGCTTCCACCAGAGAGATTCCAAGACCCGTTGCTGTTATCACACGCCCTCCAGAAGTTATTACACAATGGTTTATTCCAAAGGTCGTTCCTGCTTGGTAAATAAATCCATCTTGAACCGGTCTCTCCAGCCCATCCACTTTAAAACCCTTTTCAAACTTTTCTGGATAGCCGCCTGAAACTGCCATCACGGTACATGCAAGTTTCTTAGAGCTGGCCAAAGCATCATTTCGAAGAGTTCCTCTTGCAGAAGCCTGAAGCGCAGAAAGGAAATCGCCCGTTATCCGAGGAAAAACGACCTCCGATTCCGGATCACCCATCCTAACATTATATTCAATTACAAATGGCTCACCCTCCACATTTATCAACCCGAAAAATATGAATCCCGTATAAGATATATTCTCTGAATTCAACCCTAAAAGAGTTGGTTTAATTATCCGTTTTTCAACCTTCTCCATAAAAACCCTATCGGCAAATGGCACAGGCGAAATAGCACCCATCCCTCCAGTATTTAAGCCAACATCGCCCTCACCCACTCTTTTATAGTCTTTTGCTTCAGGAAGAACAACATAGTTCTTTCCATCGGTTAACACAAAAACTGAAAGTTCTATTCCTGTCAGAAACTCCTCAATGACCACTCTTCTACTAGCCTCCCCAAACTGTCCATCAAGCATCTCTTTAAGTGCATTTTTTGCAGCAACAATATCGCTAAGTATTATCACTCCCTTTCCAGCAGCTAATCCATCCGCCTTCAGAACATAAGGGGCTCTTAATGAGTGGATAAAAGCATAACCATCAATAATTGTTTCAGGATTGAATGTTTGATATCTCGCAGTAGGAATTCCATATTTTTGCATAAAGTGCTTAGCAAAATCCTTACTACCCTCCAGCCTTGCTCCATCCGCACAAGGGCCAATAAAAGCAACATCAATTAATTCCGGATCTTTTTTAAAGTAGTCACCCAACCCCTTCACTAGTGGCTCTTCGGGACCGACTACTACCATGTCAATAGCCTTCTCCTTAACAAGGTTGCCAACAGCCTCGAAATTATTAATATCGAGCAGTACATTCTCTCCTACCAGTGACGTTCCTGGATTTCCAGGAGCAATAAAAAGCTTGGTAAGAA encodes:
- a CDS encoding PAS domain-containing protein, with amino-acid sequence LEIASLTDFMPHEIEFVEKLSESIASTLSSVRINLRTTYLLEQSQQQREEMAAQEEEMRQNMEEMQATQEEMQRKTAELESVNTAINEALLQGEMETDGVIINLNQNLVNVLGLIRDEILGSSLFELAPNQTARELKELWKRVAAGESEKGVFLFKNAEEKEVYLMLSFSPAFDEVGSFVKVLVLGQDVTETKLLEQQAMHQAEEIEKNIEQIKVEQEIAKARQKEIDAMLHALNQNVIVSEMTSDGKITFINQKNVDILGDAPEKIIGRVHRELDGTAKSNPKAYNAFWDALMNGIPQERVFSLKVGAETKWVREHYNPIPDEKGEIYKIITLGFDITAEKLFELEAEKLKGELKNKKR
- a CDS encoding CheR family methyltransferase; protein product: MYEIGIVDTRNVIRTVKETYGYDFTDFAITAFRRRLDNVINNQKLRDADSLIARLQNDKPFFDEFLSDVSVETTEMFRDPSVWRHLRDSIIPELVKGPTKPKIWVAGWDSGEELYSLAIILKELNFLNQVQIFASYFSEAKFLKTKSGEIEPKQAEVNEANYERLIGNTSLASYFVQKNGNLVLDPSLIQGVSFIKQNTIFDNSPSGIRLILFRNQMIYYNQGLCDKIARTMANSLVPGGYFLLGIKETLELSGAGASAFTLVDDQEMVYKKKNS
- a CDS encoding chemotaxis protein CheB; the encoded protein is MYKAVIIGGSAGSFQVITKILHSLPPNFPLPVLLCLHRLKHVRSGFVEALSIKSGIQVIEPFDKESIKPGKAYLAPANYHMYVDLGNRIALSTEEPVNHSRPSIDLSFVTAAQAYREKLIGIILSGANKDGAYGLKKIKDNGGLCIVQDPEECQVRTMTEASLKLTPVDHVMKTNDIINFLKKIK
- a CDS encoding GAF domain-containing protein gives rise to the protein MKPAHRKSRSYATAIFIAGVLSALLAISAAAQGFSGNRSWLIFIFLIANLCFFIALFAAFTLQSQSASKQADILSNLQKRMDQYLSQVGQKKEQVVEAKEQLSAQMFAQKILPPQEQQFESLEKVTEHILTGIAREFNVVQGLFFVKKSKTDLFELQGRYAYFSEENPHDFMEGEGLSGQVAKTQAVLNVSEIPEGYITVLSGLGKGYPKQLLIIPTIWNNQCNGVLELASFEVFSEETVKLFTEMSPVLGESLHNFLKKK
- a CDS encoding PAS domain S-box protein — protein: MWQVSDTVKKRVVVAATTGLLFPVAAWIIDFSRTGNPANFSGLGRIHENNPALWFLDAIPFIVAIATYIILKRHYLKISEIEYELSEKDENINKNALFAKQIGEGDYNAVLDITNENDILGKSLIVMRDNLIENNKKESELSWISDGKDQISNILRLHNNINELSYDVLVRLIKYINVIQGALYIYDEERKVLVNLATYAYNRKKYLQQEFKVGEGLIGQCAYERDIIYRNEIPDYYTTITSGILGEQKPQSLLLVPLITDEKLQGVLEFASIEPEISELTIRFLRELGEIIARTIFNLSINHKTEKLLQEAQQMTEELRENEEELRQNAEEMRATHDELEKSNFKLEAKIQEVENAQKRLHSLLENASEIISIYSQDLKLTYISPSVTKILGYSPTEMMSGKDMDRLTRRGEQTIGEFFKKLLENSKESLTIQYTFMKKDGEKIFLEATGRNLLTDSAIHGIIVNSQDITERKRAEKEERMRSKMQALSENSIDMIIRINTMGQFFYANPMVENYLGIAAKDLINQTLSSVNFAEPLAEFFKDSIKSIKLSKEKIEGEVTYGSKLGETIMHIVAIPEFNENELETILFVSHDITEAKRIELEVQDKNRKLTESINYAQRIQSSILPDNRLIRKSLPNSFVFYKPRDVVSGDFPWFFLKEDNIYIAAVDCTGHGVPGALLSFIGYFTLNNVVDHDKDYTAGEILNKLHFGVRSTLKQDRADADARDGMDIALCKINLKKKELQYSGAHRPLYLLRNGELEEFKGDRKAIGGIPHRNKPETPFTNYTIKIQKGDRVFFFSDGLPDQIGGLEKKKYSAVRIREALVANPTLPMPEYSTLFAQDFEEYKGDLKQIDDILLIGIEF
- a CDS encoding SiaB family protein kinase → MDKKNVKGFLEFVYDFYKSMKAHEITLVYEGEITHQITKAFTSLTESNMAKEEESNSVQKKVFHVMVECLQNISKHADSFGSEDFLFAGRGIFMVSKGDNEYNVTTGNVIEDTKIDELSRILDQINSLDKEGLKMLYKNQMKEGRLSEKGGAGLGFIDIARKTGRKLEYHFLPIDNDSHFFILTSTIDRNA
- a CDS encoding DUF1987 domain-containing protein, which codes for METIKILGTDDTPHVILDPDNEIFEISGRSLPEDVTAFYEPVLTWLDEYAQNPNSKTAFTFRLVYFNTASSKLLLDILMKLEQMHEDGKNVIVKWFYPEDDEDMQEAGEEYADIVDVPFEQIGYTLN